The Saxibacter everestensis genome has a window encoding:
- a CDS encoding amidohydrolase gives MTGADWIFHGGPVLTMDSEAPTTDAVAVADGRIVAVGASKVAEVKASHTEIVDLRGSALLPGFQDAHIHPVAGGLQQLQCDLSEWHSLDDYRQVIRRYAAHAAGEWIQGAGWYGDVFEGGFPDRLELDALVGDRPAVFVSHDAHGAWVNSAALRRAGITSTTPDPAGGRIFRDHAGQPTGMLAESAAELVTRLIPPPEGNDLEKALLSAQSYLHSLGITAWQDAAVGEALGIPETFPLYCDLDDRAQLTARVTAALWWDRDAGLEQIPELAARRKAAGHRRFQATAIKIMQDGVCENLTAAVLHAYRGQPGNHGMSFIEPAALTEIVGRLDRERFDIHLHAVGDRAVRECLDAIEASASREWDSRHQIAHIDLIDRSDVLRMRQLNVIANIQPLWARQDPVLVETKLPYLDDAQRSQHFAFRALADAGVALAMGSDWPVSSPDPIWGIHVAVNRTAPVADPHAADERSQTEPLLPGEAISVQSALHAYTLGAARANRLDHLTGSIEIGKAADLVVLDRDPLHTPARELSAIRPRLTMVGGQVVHESAGE, from the coding sequence ATGACGGGGGCCGACTGGATTTTCCACGGAGGCCCGGTCCTCACCATGGACTCGGAGGCTCCGACAACCGATGCCGTCGCCGTAGCCGACGGCCGGATCGTGGCGGTGGGTGCGAGCAAGGTTGCCGAGGTCAAGGCGTCTCATACCGAGATCGTCGATCTGCGCGGGTCGGCGTTACTGCCTGGATTCCAGGATGCGCACATCCATCCGGTCGCCGGCGGCCTGCAACAGCTGCAGTGCGACCTCAGCGAGTGGCACTCGCTGGACGACTACCGCCAGGTGATCAGACGCTATGCCGCTCACGCCGCGGGTGAGTGGATCCAGGGCGCCGGCTGGTACGGCGACGTTTTCGAAGGCGGCTTCCCCGATCGTCTGGAACTGGACGCCCTGGTTGGTGACCGGCCGGCCGTATTCGTCAGTCATGACGCCCACGGCGCCTGGGTGAATTCCGCAGCCTTGCGACGGGCCGGCATCACTTCCACTACGCCTGATCCGGCTGGCGGACGAATCTTTCGCGATCATGCCGGCCAGCCGACCGGCATGCTGGCCGAGAGTGCGGCCGAGCTGGTGACCCGGCTGATCCCGCCGCCGGAGGGTAACGACCTGGAGAAGGCGCTGCTCTCCGCCCAGTCCTACCTGCACTCGCTGGGCATCACCGCCTGGCAGGACGCCGCAGTGGGGGAGGCGCTGGGCATACCGGAGACGTTCCCGCTCTACTGTGACCTGGACGATCGAGCACAACTGACCGCGCGAGTCACCGCGGCATTGTGGTGGGATCGGGACGCCGGTCTGGAACAGATCCCGGAGCTCGCCGCCCGGCGAAAGGCCGCAGGGCATCGACGGTTCCAGGCCACCGCCATCAAGATCATGCAGGACGGAGTCTGCGAGAACCTGACCGCGGCGGTGTTGCACGCGTACCGCGGGCAGCCAGGCAACCATGGGATGAGCTTCATCGAGCCGGCCGCCCTGACCGAGATCGTGGGCCGGCTGGACCGGGAGCGTTTCGACATCCACCTGCATGCAGTCGGGGATCGCGCCGTCAGGGAATGCCTGGACGCGATCGAGGCCTCCGCCAGTCGGGAATGGGACAGCCGGCACCAGATCGCGCACATCGATTTGATCGACCGCTCGGACGTCTTACGGATGCGGCAGCTGAACGTGATTGCCAATATCCAGCCGTTGTGGGCCCGACAGGATCCGGTTCTGGTCGAGACAAAGCTGCCGTACCTGGACGATGCCCAGCGCAGTCAGCATTTCGCCTTCCGGGCACTGGCCGACGCCGGGGTGGCGTTGGCGATGGGCAGCGACTGGCCGGTGTCCAGCCCCGATCCCATCTGGGGCATTCACGTGGCTGTGAATCGGACCGCCCCGGTGGCCGACCCGCATGCCGCGGATGAGCGGTCCCAAACCGAGCCGTTGCTGCCCGGCGAAGCGATCAGTGTCCAGTCGGCACTGCACGCGTACACCCTTGGTGCCGCCCGAGCGAACAGGCTCGACCACCTGACCGGCAGCATCGAGATCGGCAAGGCGGCCGACCTCGTGGTGCTCGACCGCGATCCGCTGCATACGCCGGCGCGGGAGTTGTCGGCGATCCGGCCACGGCTGACCATGGTAGGCGGGCAGGTCGTGCACGAGTCCGCGGGTGAGTGA
- a CDS encoding purine-cytosine permease family protein has translation MAETRAQLFAMEKETIAPIPVGQRHGRPRELVAIWFGMNMTPLTVVTGATATTLLGLPLGWSVLAILIGHGVGGIGMALHAAQGPRMGVPQMLQARGQFGSYGAAIIVLIATVMFIGYFSSNLVVASDSLTAVLPGASGNLMLILCTLFSLVVSVFGYTLVRAVTAWSSYVVGALVLISFIALAVGGDITQYLGKGEFSLTGFFAMVAIGVVWQLTYAPYVSDYSRYMPRDTGTRGAFWGSYTGCVLSSILLMVLGAVVGLAVDNADTMAGLGGLLGPVLAAIVLFGFALAASAGNSVNVYCSCLCLLTLIETFRRGWRPMMRARLIATLALHVVGLTIAFAAATSFASSYFNFLSILLYLLIPWSAVNLVDYYLIRRADYAIDDFFAPDGGRYGRWNPGAMIVFVVGVLVQVPFMSTTIFVGPVAAAMDGLDIAWLVGFAVSAGLYILLARVWPRLVRIAPSAPDPLLEAGQG, from the coding sequence ATGGCCGAAACACGCGCTCAGCTCTTCGCGATGGAGAAGGAAACCATCGCGCCGATCCCTGTGGGGCAACGGCACGGCAGGCCCCGTGAACTTGTCGCCATCTGGTTCGGCATGAACATGACGCCGCTGACGGTTGTCACCGGCGCCACCGCCACCACCTTGCTCGGCCTGCCGCTCGGCTGGTCGGTCTTGGCGATCCTGATCGGACACGGAGTCGGTGGGATCGGGATGGCGCTGCACGCGGCACAGGGACCACGGATGGGTGTGCCGCAGATGCTGCAGGCCCGGGGGCAGTTCGGTTCTTACGGGGCGGCAATAATCGTGCTGATCGCCACAGTGATGTTCATCGGCTACTTCTCGTCCAACCTTGTCGTGGCCTCCGATTCGCTGACAGCAGTGCTCCCCGGAGCCAGCGGAAACCTGATGTTAATTCTGTGCACGTTGTTCAGCCTCGTCGTGTCGGTCTTCGGGTACACCCTGGTGCGGGCCGTCACCGCATGGAGTTCCTACGTTGTCGGCGCCCTCGTGCTGATCTCCTTCATCGCACTCGCCGTCGGCGGGGACATCACCCAGTACCTGGGAAAAGGTGAGTTCAGCCTGACCGGGTTCTTCGCGATGGTGGCGATCGGGGTGGTCTGGCAGCTGACCTATGCCCCATATGTTTCGGACTATTCGCGGTACATGCCACGCGACACCGGCACCCGCGGAGCGTTCTGGGGCTCGTACACCGGCTGCGTGCTCAGCAGTATTCTGCTGATGGTGCTCGGTGCGGTCGTCGGCCTGGCGGTCGACAATGCGGACACCATGGCGGGGCTCGGCGGCCTGCTCGGCCCGGTCCTGGCCGCCATCGTGCTGTTCGGGTTCGCCCTCGCGGCCAGCGCAGGCAACTCCGTCAATGTCTACTGCAGCTGCCTGTGCCTGCTCACCCTGATCGAAACGTTCCGCCGCGGCTGGCGTCCGATGATGCGCGCAAGGCTGATCGCCACGCTGGCGCTGCACGTGGTCGGGCTGACGATCGCGTTTGCCGCAGCCACCAGCTTCGCCAGCTCCTACTTCAACTTCCTCAGCATCCTGCTGTACCTGCTGATTCCGTGGTCGGCGGTCAACCTGGTCGATTACTACCTCATCCGACGCGCTGATTATGCGATCGATGACTTCTTCGCACCCGACGGCGGCCGCTACGGCCGATGGAATCCGGGAGCGATGATTGTTTTCGTCGTTGGAGTTCTGGTCCAGGTTCCGTTCATGTCAACGACGATCTTTGTCGGCCCGGTCGCTGCGGCGATGGACGGCCTCGACATCGCGTGGCTGGTCGGATTTGCGGTCAGTGCTGGGCTTTACATCCTGCTCGCCCGAGTTTGGCCGCGGCTGGTCCGGATCGCTCCCAGCGCTCCGGATCCGCTGCTGGAAGCAGGTCAGGGATGA
- a CDS encoding aldehyde dehydrogenase family protein: MSNLDEQQRADVVPSGGPTSSGGAPNWAELAGRLNIDGRAVIDGERADAAAGRTFTSVNPATNQPLADVVSGNADDVDRAVRAARRAFQDGDWSRSAAEDRKAVLCRLADLLDEHGDELALLDSLEMGKPVAEARAVDVQGTAATFRWYAEAIDKLIDEIPSTPPGSVAMVTREPVGVVGAIVPWNYPLEIAGWKLAPALALGNSVLLKPAAQSSLSVLRLADLALQAGLPRGVLNVLPGPGGSVGEAIGLHPDIDALSFTGSTAVAKRLLGYAGASNLKRLSLEAGGKSANLVFADAEDLAAAATKAAFGAFYNQGEVCSANSRLLVERSIYHDFVELLIEAAGDYLPGDPLSAASGTGSLVSAEHAEDVWAAVQKGRVDGDLLHGGDRLEINGSQAFITPTIVGGLQASHQLLQEEVFGPLLTVVPFDAEDEAVGIANSTPYGLAASVWTSNLSRAHRVAGQLVAGTVSVNTVDALGVTTPFGGFKQSGFGRDLSLHALDNYSAMKTTWIQFG; this comes from the coding sequence GTGAGTAACCTCGACGAGCAGCAGCGTGCCGACGTGGTGCCGTCCGGCGGCCCAACGTCATCCGGGGGCGCTCCGAACTGGGCCGAGCTGGCCGGCCGTCTGAACATCGATGGCCGGGCCGTCATCGACGGCGAACGCGCTGACGCTGCCGCGGGCCGCACATTCACCAGCGTGAACCCGGCGACGAACCAGCCGCTTGCCGACGTCGTCTCCGGTAATGCCGACGACGTTGACCGTGCGGTACGCGCCGCTCGACGGGCATTCCAGGATGGCGACTGGAGCCGGTCCGCAGCCGAAGACCGCAAGGCGGTGCTGTGCCGGCTTGCCGACCTGCTTGATGAGCACGGCGACGAGCTGGCGTTACTGGACAGCCTGGAGATGGGCAAGCCGGTCGCCGAGGCCCGCGCCGTCGACGTGCAAGGCACCGCGGCCACCTTCCGGTGGTACGCCGAGGCCATCGACAAGCTCATCGACGAGATCCCCAGCACTCCGCCCGGTTCGGTGGCGATGGTGACCCGGGAGCCGGTCGGCGTGGTCGGCGCCATCGTGCCCTGGAACTACCCGCTGGAAATCGCCGGCTGGAAACTCGCTCCCGCGTTGGCACTGGGCAACAGCGTGCTGCTCAAACCCGCCGCCCAGTCATCGCTGTCCGTGCTGCGGTTGGCGGACCTGGCCCTGCAGGCCGGCCTGCCCCGCGGAGTGCTCAACGTGCTGCCCGGTCCCGGCGGCAGCGTCGGCGAGGCCATCGGCCTGCACCCGGACATCGACGCACTTTCCTTCACCGGGTCGACCGCCGTGGCAAAACGCCTGCTGGGCTACGCCGGAGCGTCCAACCTGAAACGGCTGAGTCTGGAAGCCGGTGGCAAGAGCGCCAACCTGGTATTCGCCGATGCCGAGGATCTTGCCGCCGCCGCGACAAAGGCGGCCTTCGGTGCCTTCTATAACCAGGGGGAGGTGTGCTCGGCGAATTCCCGGCTGTTGGTCGAGCGTTCGATCTACCACGACTTCGTGGAACTTCTGATCGAGGCTGCGGGGGACTACCTGCCAGGCGACCCGCTCTCGGCTGCCTCCGGAACCGGCTCCCTGGTCAGCGCTGAGCACGCCGAGGACGTGTGGGCGGCCGTGCAAAAGGGCCGGGTCGACGGCGATCTGCTGCACGGTGGGGACCGACTTGAGATCAACGGCTCCCAGGCTTTCATCACGCCGACCATCGTCGGCGGGCTGCAGGCCAGCCACCAGCTCCTGCAGGAGGAGGTCTTCGGGCCGCTGCTCACCGTGGTGCCCTTTGATGCCGAGGACGAGGCGGTCGGCATCGCCAACTCGACGCCGTACGGCCTGGCCGCCTCGGTATGGACGTCGAACCTCTCGCGGGCGCATCGGGTCGCCGGGCAACTGGTGGCCGGCACCGTATCGGTCAACACTGTCGACGCGCTCGGTGTCACCACCCCGTTCGGCGGGTTCAAGCAGTCCGGCTTCGGGCGAGACCTATCGCTGCACGCTCTGGATAACTACTCCGCAATGAAAACCACCTGGATCCAGTTCGGCTAG
- a CDS encoding primary-amine oxidase, which translates to MSIATDPKTAATTHPLSRLTADELTANREVVEQAGLLNAGTRFMLVSLAEPAKPAVLGFDNSDDKPLIDRRVGTVLMDRGTGEVTEVIVSLTERRLVSTRTVDVTAEGQPPIIAEEFELVERLLRQDPGWVAAMERRGITDVSLVRISALSAGCFDIPGEEGRRITRCLSFLQLDDDDNAWAHPIDGVVAYLDLITGEVIDLIDDGVFDLPQRSYNFHKDAGLPEPRTTQKPIEITQPEGPSFTVDDDVVSWENWRFRIGFDPVEGLVLHQIGFSDGDRVRPIIYRASIAEMVVPYGDPSPVRFWQNYFDAGEYSLGKEANSLELGCDCLGEIRYFDAVLADDDGKPRTIKNAICMHEEDDGVLWKHSDEYTGSVDVRRSRRLVVSFFITVGNYDYGFYWYLYLDGAIELECKATGVVFASSYPRTADGSEYPWASEIAPGVGAPYHQHLFSARLDMTVDGEHNAVDEVEAKRVPIGPGNRYGNAFTRQQTRLTTESQAARLADNSRARVWQIVNPSVTNAVGKPVAYTLYPEGQPTLLADDDSSIARRAGFTTRHLWVTQYAEHERFPSGTYVNQNPGNDTLTSWVQRDRNVDNADIVLWHTFGLTHFPRPEDWPVMPVDKCGFKLKPHGFFDENPTLDTPRPKKHCADEGRADEGGCCGE; encoded by the coding sequence GTGAGTATCGCCACCGACCCCAAGACCGCCGCCACTACTCATCCGCTCAGCCGGCTGACCGCGGACGAACTCACCGCGAATCGGGAGGTAGTGGAGCAGGCCGGCCTGCTCAACGCCGGCACCCGGTTCATGCTTGTCAGTCTGGCGGAACCGGCGAAACCCGCCGTCCTCGGCTTCGACAACTCCGACGACAAACCACTGATCGACCGGCGGGTCGGCACCGTCCTGATGGACCGCGGCACGGGTGAGGTCACCGAGGTCATCGTGTCACTGACCGAACGGCGTTTGGTCAGCACCCGCACGGTGGATGTGACCGCGGAGGGCCAACCGCCGATCATCGCCGAGGAGTTCGAGCTGGTGGAGCGGCTGCTGCGCCAGGACCCGGGCTGGGTGGCGGCGATGGAACGTCGCGGCATCACCGACGTCTCACTGGTGCGGATCTCAGCGTTGAGCGCGGGCTGTTTCGACATCCCCGGTGAGGAGGGACGGCGGATCACCCGGTGTCTGTCCTTCCTGCAGCTTGACGATGACGACAATGCGTGGGCGCACCCGATCGACGGCGTGGTGGCCTACCTGGACCTGATCACCGGAGAGGTGATCGACCTGATCGACGACGGCGTCTTCGACCTGCCACAGCGCAGCTATAACTTCCACAAGGACGCCGGGCTGCCGGAGCCGCGCACCACCCAGAAACCAATCGAGATCACTCAGCCTGAGGGCCCGAGCTTCACCGTCGATGACGACGTGGTCAGCTGGGAGAACTGGCGCTTCCGGATCGGCTTCGACCCGGTGGAAGGCCTCGTACTGCACCAGATCGGCTTCTCGGACGGTGACCGGGTGCGGCCGATCATCTACCGGGCCTCGATCGCCGAGATGGTGGTGCCCTACGGAGACCCGAGCCCTGTGCGGTTCTGGCAGAACTACTTCGACGCCGGCGAGTACTCGCTGGGAAAGGAGGCTAACTCCCTCGAATTGGGCTGCGACTGCCTGGGCGAGATCCGGTACTTCGACGCGGTGCTCGCGGACGACGACGGCAAGCCGCGCACCATCAAGAACGCGATCTGCATGCACGAGGAAGACGATGGCGTGCTGTGGAAGCACAGCGACGAATACACCGGGTCGGTGGACGTGCGTCGCTCCCGTCGGCTGGTGGTCTCGTTCTTCATCACCGTGGGCAACTACGACTACGGTTTCTACTGGTACCTGTACCTGGACGGCGCGATCGAACTTGAATGCAAGGCCACAGGCGTAGTCTTCGCGTCCTCCTACCCGCGTACCGCCGACGGCTCGGAGTACCCGTGGGCCAGCGAGATAGCGCCAGGCGTTGGCGCCCCTTACCACCAGCACCTGTTCTCCGCTCGGCTGGACATGACCGTGGACGGTGAGCACAATGCGGTGGACGAGGTGGAGGCCAAGCGGGTGCCGATCGGCCCGGGCAACCGGTACGGGAATGCCTTCACCCGGCAGCAGACCCGACTGACCACAGAAAGTCAGGCCGCCCGGTTGGCTGACAACTCCCGGGCCAGGGTGTGGCAGATCGTCAACCCGTCGGTGACCAACGCGGTCGGGAAGCCGGTCGCCTACACCCTCTACCCGGAGGGCCAGCCGACGTTGCTGGCCGACGACGACTCGTCGATCGCACGACGGGCCGGCTTCACCACCAGGCACCTCTGGGTGACGCAGTACGCCGAGCATGAGCGATTCCCCTCCGGAACCTACGTCAATCAGAACCCGGGCAACGACACGCTCACCTCCTGGGTGCAGCGGGACCGAAACGTAGACAACGCCGACATCGTGCTCTGGCACACATTCGGTCTGACGCATTTTCCGCGCCCGGAGGACTGGCCGGTGATGCCGGTGGACAAATGCGGCTTCAAGCTCAAGCCGCACGGCTTCTTCGACGAGAACCCGACCCTGGACACCCCGCGGCCAAAGAAGCACTGCGCTGATGAAGGCCGTGCCGACGAAGGAGGGTGTTGCGGTGAGTAA
- a CDS encoding APC family permease, protein MRSDESTVLAQEQTRHLKKTLGRFDILFLIVAAVVGLEVLGQVSAFGRETFTWALILAVFFLIPYGLIFAEIGSTFVGEGGVYLWTRQAFGRPVAALTALLTWVTQPVWVGGSMAFLAAESWDHYIAPLPTGSVGDYVFKIIFIWITVFAAIISLSKGKWIPTMGAVLKVAFLGFFLITTVIYAFTHGVVDFKFADLSPTLAGLLGVTPLLLFSYLGFESTNSASGEMKNPKRDVPISIARACSIAAACYLLPILAILLVVPADQITGIGGLLEAVNTVYSVYGAAGPVMLFITAVMFVIALMSQGSAWMIISDRMQAMAAADGAFFGGFFGKFHAGLGTPVRVNCLSGVVSTVFMLVAMQVTGSSASVFGVVLTISISTFLLSYLFVIPAAIRLRTRYPDVERPFRVPVGNAGFRAMGILCFAWVLLGSWVAVFPGTLERLFGLDYDFQEIWGVSQPTFELFTVGTLVALLILGLVGYLLGKPVRNRHPKINVNDIVEKEVS, encoded by the coding sequence ATGAGAAGCGACGAATCGACAGTCCTTGCCCAGGAGCAGACCAGGCATCTGAAGAAGACGCTGGGACGCTTCGACATTCTGTTCCTGATCGTGGCCGCCGTCGTCGGCCTGGAAGTTCTCGGGCAGGTGTCGGCCTTCGGCAGGGAAACATTCACCTGGGCACTGATCCTGGCCGTGTTCTTCCTGATTCCGTACGGCCTGATCTTCGCCGAGATAGGCAGCACGTTCGTCGGCGAAGGCGGCGTCTACCTGTGGACCAGGCAAGCATTTGGCCGGCCGGTGGCGGCGCTGACCGCGCTACTCACCTGGGTCACCCAGCCGGTATGGGTGGGTGGCTCGATGGCGTTTCTGGCCGCCGAAAGCTGGGACCATTACATCGCCCCGCTGCCCACCGGCTCCGTGGGTGACTACGTGTTCAAGATCATCTTCATCTGGATCACCGTATTCGCGGCCATCATCTCGCTGAGCAAAGGAAAATGGATCCCCACCATGGGGGCCGTGCTCAAGGTGGCCTTCCTCGGGTTCTTCCTGATCACCACCGTCATTTACGCGTTCACCCACGGCGTCGTCGACTTCAAGTTCGCCGATCTGAGCCCAACCCTCGCCGGCTTGCTCGGAGTGACGCCATTACTGCTCTTTTCCTACCTCGGGTTCGAATCGACCAATAGCGCTTCCGGCGAGATGAAGAACCCGAAGCGCGACGTGCCGATCAGCATCGCCCGCGCCTGTAGCATCGCCGCAGCTTGCTATCTGCTGCCGATTCTGGCAATCCTGCTCGTTGTCCCGGCGGACCAGATCACCGGCATCGGGGGCCTGCTCGAGGCGGTTAACACCGTCTACAGCGTCTACGGAGCGGCAGGACCGGTCATGCTGTTCATCACCGCGGTGATGTTCGTTATCGCGCTGATGAGCCAGGGATCGGCCTGGATGATCATCAGCGATCGGATGCAGGCCATGGCTGCCGCCGACGGCGCGTTCTTCGGCGGCTTCTTCGGCAAGTTTCACGCCGGGCTGGGCACCCCGGTCCGGGTGAACTGCCTCTCCGGCGTTGTGTCCACCGTGTTCATGCTCGTTGCTATGCAGGTGACCGGCTCCAGCGCGTCGGTCTTCGGGGTGGTACTGACGATCTCGATCTCCACATTCCTGCTCAGTTACCTGTTTGTGATCCCGGCCGCCATCCGATTGCGCACCCGCTACCCCGATGTCGAACGTCCCTTCCGGGTCCCGGTCGGTAACGCCGGGTTCCGGGCTATGGGCATCCTCTGCTTCGCCTGGGTTCTGCTTGGATCGTGGGTTGCCGTGTTCCCCGGCACCCTGGAACGCCTATTTGGGCTGGACTACGACTTCCAGGAGATTTGGGGCGTCAGCCAGCCCACCTTCGAGCTATTCACCGTCGGCACCCTGGTCGCGCTGCTGATCCTCGGCCTCGTCGGGTACCTGCTCGGCAAACCGGTCCGGAACCGCCATCCGAAAATCAACGTCAACGACATCGTCGAAAAGGAAGTTTCGTGA
- a CDS encoding TetR/AcrR family transcriptional regulator, with amino-acid sequence MARPRNQTARRSQIVHAAMTAIATRGLAGLRIKDVAQSAGLSAGSVSYYFSELDDLVREVHRHAVDRFYWERLREAEACADPRQKLVRALRSGLPRADGDLEYRVLCEMHAQACRDQFHAQLMSNLFNREVSLYLPILTMGAQHGVFELAAPELTISRNLVALEDSYGLHLLGGLSLSLEEAYGLLISYAEAATGTRLEVEVG; translated from the coding sequence ATGGCTAGACCGAGGAATCAGACGGCGCGGCGCAGCCAGATCGTTCACGCCGCGATGACGGCGATTGCTACCCGCGGACTGGCCGGTTTGCGGATCAAAGACGTCGCCCAGAGCGCCGGTCTTTCCGCCGGTTCAGTGAGCTACTACTTCAGTGAGCTGGACGATCTGGTCCGCGAGGTACACCGGCACGCTGTCGATCGGTTCTACTGGGAGCGACTGCGGGAGGCCGAGGCGTGCGCCGACCCACGGCAGAAACTGGTCCGTGCGCTGCGCAGTGGGCTTCCGCGAGCCGACGGCGACCTGGAGTACCGGGTGTTATGCGAAATGCATGCCCAGGCGTGCCGCGACCAATTTCACGCCCAGCTCATGTCGAACCTATTCAACCGTGAGGTTTCGCTATACCTGCCGATCCTGACCATGGGCGCACAGCACGGTGTTTTCGAACTCGCCGCGCCCGAGCTGACCATCTCCCGAAACCTGGTCGCGCTCGAGGACTCATACGGATTGCACCTACTGGGTGGGCTGTCTCTTAGCCTCGAAGAGGCCTACGGCCTGCTGATCAGCTATGCCGAAGCCGCCACCGGCACCCGGCTCGAGGTGGAGGTGGGGTGA
- a CDS encoding bifunctional 3'-5' exonuclease/DNA polymerase yields MYLVLGRHPQADGRLQLFDVDDSLTVLASTELDPAELPAVTALRAPAAARWVWANTAEWYPMLLRAGIRIDRCIDLRLTHAILRRSELSARSKLATADDGRWDMPVVVEEADQKLSLFDADRSADELTSDDVLQELRLQHEAIEESLDPRRLKLLLAAESAGALIAVEMKHDGLPFNADVHHKQLTLALGPRPQFGGRPEKLEHLARQIRALLDAPRLNPDSAIELLRALKRAGLDVSTTRQWELERLEHPVTTPLLEYKKLSRLLTANGWAWMDAWIRDGRFHPDYVPGGVVTGRWATRGGGALQLPKQIRSAVVADQGWKLVVADAAQLEPRVLSAMSHDAAMASASLGKDLYQGLVDNGVVDTRAHAKLAMLGALYGSTTGESAQLMPRLQRAYPAAIGMVETAAQTGERGGIVSTWLGRSSPPPGSGWNQVQQKASDPDAGPADERRARSQARERGRFTRNFIVQGSAAEWALCWMANLRQRLASLPTADLAAPWNSGRPHLVFFMHDEVMVHTPEDLAEDVHTAVLAAARDAGRLMFGTFPIDFALQVAVVDNYAQAK; encoded by the coding sequence GTGTATCTAGTGTTGGGCCGGCACCCGCAAGCAGACGGTCGGCTGCAGCTGTTCGACGTCGACGACTCGCTTACGGTTCTGGCGTCCACCGAGCTCGATCCTGCCGAGCTGCCCGCCGTCACGGCACTCCGAGCACCCGCTGCTGCCCGCTGGGTTTGGGCGAACACTGCGGAGTGGTACCCGATGTTGCTGCGGGCCGGAATCAGGATCGATCGGTGCATCGACCTGCGGCTGACCCATGCGATCCTTCGTCGCTCTGAGCTGTCGGCACGGTCAAAACTCGCCACCGCGGATGACGGCCGCTGGGATATGCCGGTGGTGGTCGAGGAAGCCGATCAGAAGCTTTCGCTTTTCGATGCCGACCGCTCGGCTGACGAGTTGACCTCCGACGATGTGCTGCAAGAACTCAGGCTGCAACATGAGGCCATCGAGGAATCGCTAGACCCCCGTCGTCTGAAGCTGCTGCTCGCTGCCGAATCGGCCGGAGCACTGATCGCTGTGGAGATGAAGCACGACGGACTGCCCTTCAACGCCGATGTTCACCACAAGCAGCTCACCCTCGCGCTTGGCCCGCGGCCGCAGTTCGGCGGCCGACCGGAGAAGTTGGAACACCTCGCCCGGCAAATCCGCGCGCTGCTCGACGCACCCCGGCTGAACCCCGATTCCGCCATCGAACTGCTGCGAGCGCTCAAGCGCGCGGGCCTCGACGTTTCGACGACGCGGCAGTGGGAGCTGGAGCGACTGGAACATCCGGTGACCACGCCGCTACTGGAGTACAAGAAGCTCTCCAGGCTGTTGACCGCGAACGGCTGGGCCTGGATGGATGCCTGGATCCGCGACGGACGATTCCACCCTGACTATGTACCCGGCGGCGTCGTCACCGGTCGATGGGCGACGCGCGGCGGTGGCGCCCTGCAATTGCCGAAGCAGATCCGCTCGGCCGTTGTTGCGGACCAGGGCTGGAAACTCGTTGTGGCAGATGCCGCGCAACTTGAGCCCCGCGTGCTTTCCGCCATGTCACACGATGCGGCGATGGCATCGGCAAGCCTGGGCAAGGACCTGTATCAGGGGCTCGTGGACAACGGCGTGGTCGACACCCGCGCGCACGCGAAACTGGCGATGCTCGGGGCTCTCTACGGATCGACGACCGGCGAAAGCGCACAGCTGATGCCGCGACTCCAGCGGGCATATCCGGCAGCCATCGGCATGGTTGAAACCGCGGCGCAGACCGGCGAGCGGGGAGGGATCGTCTCGACCTGGCTCGGCCGGAGCTCACCACCGCCGGGTAGCGGCTGGAATCAGGTGCAGCAGAAGGCATCAGATCCGGATGCAGGGCCGGCCGATGAACGACGGGCCCGATCCCAGGCACGCGAGCGCGGCCGGTTCACCCGGAACTTCATCGTCCAGGGTTCCGCTGCCGAGTGGGCCCTGTGCTGGATGGCCAACCTCCGGCAACGGCTGGCCTCGCTGCCGACCGCTGATCTGGCCGCCCCATGGAATTCCGGCCGGCCACACCTGGTGTTCTTCATGCACGACGAGGTCATGGTGCACACCCCGGAAGACCTCGCCGAAGACGTGCACACCGCGGTACTGGCCGCCGCGAGGGACGCCGGGCGGCTGATGTTTGGCACGTTCCCGATCGATTTCGCCCTGCAGGTCGCCGTAGTGGACAACTACGCTCAGGCGAAGTAG